A window of Tripterygium wilfordii isolate XIE 37 chromosome 7, ASM1340144v1, whole genome shotgun sequence contains these coding sequences:
- the LOC120003146 gene encoding aspartic proteinase Asp1-like isoform X1 encodes MKKGKLGWGLGVLVVLMLILESSTSSRGVRWRKAMQHQEREPLMVPNRVGVSSVMFPLHGNVYPTGYYNVTIQIGQPQKPYFLDVDTGSDLTWLQCDAPCIRCMEAHHPYYRPNNDLLSCNDPLCKSLQSNGGNRCDSGQCDYEVEYADGGSSLGVLVRDVFPLNFTNGAQARPHLSLGDVVPLNFTNGAWSSPRLALGCGYKQSPDATNHPLDGILGLGRGKTSIISQLSSQGFVRNVVGHCLSSRGGGYLFFGDDIYDSSHVTWTALSQEHPKHYSPGYAELYFGGRTTGYKNLFVTFDSGSSYTYFNSEAYQGLVYLVKKDLHGQPLKEVPDDQTLPLCWKGHIPFQSIHDVENYFKPFALRFTNGGESKSTLFEFTPETHLIISSKGNVCMGILNGTEVGLGNLNLIGDISMQDRMVIYDNEKQMMGWEPADCDSIPKSTSSILW; translated from the exons ATGAAGAAAGGGAAGTTGGGTTGGGGGTTGGGAGTGTTAGTGGTGTTAATGTTGATTTTAGAATCATCAACTTCAAGTCGTGGGGTTAGATGGAGGAAGGCGATGCAGCATCAAGAAAGGGAGCCATTGATGGTGCCCAATCGTGTTGGGGTATCATCCGTCATGTTCCCACTACATGGGAATGTGTATCCTACTGG GTACTATAATGTCACAATCCAAATAGGCCAACCACAGAAGCCTTACTTTCTTGATGTAGATACTGGAAGTGACCTTACATGGCTTCAGTGCGATGCTCCTTGCATCCGTTGCATGGAG GCACATCACCCATATTACAGACCCAACAATGATCTTCTAAGCTGTAACGATCCGCTATGTAAGTCCCTACAATCAAATGGTGGAAACAGATGTGATTCAGGGCAATGTGACTATGAGGTTGAGTACGCAGATGGTGGTTCATCTCTTGGTGTCCTTGTCAGGGATGTATTTCCTCTTAACTTTACGAATGGAGCTCAGGCTAGGCCTCATCTTTCCCTGGG GGATGTCGTTCCCCTCAACTTTACAAACGGAGCCTGGTCCAGCCCGCGTCTCGCCCTGGG ATGCGGATATAAACAATCACCCGATGCAACTAACCATCCTTTGGATGGAATACTTGGCCTTGGTAGAGGAAAAACCAGCATCATATCTCAGCTTAGCAGTCAGGGTTTTGTTCGAAATGTTGTTGGCCACTGCTTAAGTTCGCGAGGTGGAGGATACCTCTTCTTTGGAGATGACATTTACGATTCATCTCATGTAACATGGACAGCACTGTCACAGGAGCATCC AAAGCACTACTCACCTGGTTATGCAGAACTTTATTTTGGTGGGAGGACTACTGGCTATAAGAATCTGTTTGTAACATTTGACAGTGGTAGCTCATACACTTACTTCAACTCCGAGGCATATCAAGGTTTAGTTTATCTG GTGAAGAAAGACTTACATGGCCAACCCTTGAAAGAGGTACCTGATGACCAGACACTCCCACTTTGTTGGAAAGGCCACATACCATTCCAAAGTATACACGATGTCGAAAATTATTTCAAGCCCTTTGCACTGAGATTCACAAATGGTGGGGAATCTAAGAGTACTCTGTTCGAATTTACTCCGGAAACTCATCTTATAATATCA TCTAAAGGAAACGTTTGCATGGGAATTCTAAATGGTACTGAAGTCGGACTCGGAAATTTGAATCTCATTGGAG ATATATCGATGCAAGACAGAATGGTGATCTACGACAACGAAAAGCAAATGATGGGGTGGGAACCTGCAGATTGTGATAGCATCCCCAAGTCCACAAGCAGCATACTTTGGTGA
- the LOC120003146 gene encoding aspartic proteinase Asp1-like isoform X2: MKKGKLGWGLGVLVVLMLILESSTSSRGVRWRKAMQHQEREPLMVPNRVGVSSVMFPLHGNVYPTGYYNVTIQIGQPQKPYFLDVDTGSDLTWLQCDAPCIRCMEAHHPYYRPNNDLLSCNDPLCKSLQSNGGNRCDSGQCDYEVEYADGGSSLGVLVRDVFPLNFTNGAQARPHLSLGCGYKQSPDATNHPLDGILGLGRGKTSIISQLSSQGFVRNVVGHCLSSRGGGYLFFGDDIYDSSHVTWTALSQEHPKHYSPGYAELYFGGRTTGYKNLFVTFDSGSSYTYFNSEAYQGLVYLVKKDLHGQPLKEVPDDQTLPLCWKGHIPFQSIHDVENYFKPFALRFTNGGESKSTLFEFTPETHLIISSKGNVCMGILNGTEVGLGNLNLIGDISMQDRMVIYDNEKQMMGWEPADCDSIPKSTSSILW; the protein is encoded by the exons ATGAAGAAAGGGAAGTTGGGTTGGGGGTTGGGAGTGTTAGTGGTGTTAATGTTGATTTTAGAATCATCAACTTCAAGTCGTGGGGTTAGATGGAGGAAGGCGATGCAGCATCAAGAAAGGGAGCCATTGATGGTGCCCAATCGTGTTGGGGTATCATCCGTCATGTTCCCACTACATGGGAATGTGTATCCTACTGG GTACTATAATGTCACAATCCAAATAGGCCAACCACAGAAGCCTTACTTTCTTGATGTAGATACTGGAAGTGACCTTACATGGCTTCAGTGCGATGCTCCTTGCATCCGTTGCATGGAG GCACATCACCCATATTACAGACCCAACAATGATCTTCTAAGCTGTAACGATCCGCTATGTAAGTCCCTACAATCAAATGGTGGAAACAGATGTGATTCAGGGCAATGTGACTATGAGGTTGAGTACGCAGATGGTGGTTCATCTCTTGGTGTCCTTGTCAGGGATGTATTTCCTCTTAACTTTACGAATGGAGCTCAGGCTAGGCCTCATCTTTCCCTGGG ATGCGGATATAAACAATCACCCGATGCAACTAACCATCCTTTGGATGGAATACTTGGCCTTGGTAGAGGAAAAACCAGCATCATATCTCAGCTTAGCAGTCAGGGTTTTGTTCGAAATGTTGTTGGCCACTGCTTAAGTTCGCGAGGTGGAGGATACCTCTTCTTTGGAGATGACATTTACGATTCATCTCATGTAACATGGACAGCACTGTCACAGGAGCATCC AAAGCACTACTCACCTGGTTATGCAGAACTTTATTTTGGTGGGAGGACTACTGGCTATAAGAATCTGTTTGTAACATTTGACAGTGGTAGCTCATACACTTACTTCAACTCCGAGGCATATCAAGGTTTAGTTTATCTG GTGAAGAAAGACTTACATGGCCAACCCTTGAAAGAGGTACCTGATGACCAGACACTCCCACTTTGTTGGAAAGGCCACATACCATTCCAAAGTATACACGATGTCGAAAATTATTTCAAGCCCTTTGCACTGAGATTCACAAATGGTGGGGAATCTAAGAGTACTCTGTTCGAATTTACTCCGGAAACTCATCTTATAATATCA TCTAAAGGAAACGTTTGCATGGGAATTCTAAATGGTACTGAAGTCGGACTCGGAAATTTGAATCTCATTGGAG ATATATCGATGCAAGACAGAATGGTGATCTACGACAACGAAAAGCAAATGATGGGGTGGGAACCTGCAGATTGTGATAGCATCCCCAAGTCCACAAGCAGCATACTTTGGTGA